The DNA sequence TTGCTGTGGTCCATGTTTCAAATGTTCATTAAAATGTGTTATACTACCTTATTGGAGGAAAGCATTTTCAGTTCTATACCTAGTATGAATATTAGAAATATGAACTGTTAGCTAGCCTCCTGAAGATGAACTTCATAATTCCTTCAGGAACTTGCTgtaaaaaaagggaatttacGTGCCTGAAGACAGGAGCCTCTTCATGAACATGGATTCAGTGGCAGATGAATCCATGTCACAACAAGCCTTTCTCGTGATACGTAATCATTGATTTATTGCCTGGTTAGTATGTGGTTGTGGGGGATCTACCCAGCCTGAGCATGTACTGTCAGGTCTGCTCAACAGAAAGCCAAGGTAAAAGGTCACCTTATATAACTCTGCTCTCTGCTTCAaaagttttttaatttttattccacTAGTCCTTGGTCAATCTCTATTTCTTTCATCCCTACTTTGGCTCATAGCTAGAGCGCTTGTTACAAGTCTACATCATCTAACAACCATTTGTCTTTGCAATTTCCCTCTGAAGTTCAGCCTGTGCTATTACGTGgctttttcatgtgggaggagGCAGAAGTAGGATGTATGAAGGCAGAGTTGCTAGGGGGAAAGAAGTGCAAAGGGATGAAAGGCGGAGACATGCAAATAGCTGAAGCAAGAAGGAGAATGAAACAAAGTATAGCAAGAAGGCAGAAGTTCTGGTGACCTCACAAAAGATGTTTCTCCCCTTTGTTTGGCTTCTCATAGTAAGATAACAATGCACCACATCCACAACTACTGAGTTACTACACAAAGGGTTTACTCTGACCTCGCTCTGTGGACCAGACTGTTGATATTGACAGGAGTTTTGTTATCCTTTAAAAGCAGAATGTCATCATCATAAtctgttttttctctgttttctctttctgtattgGTGGTGCTTTTAGGTGTGCTGTTCAGACATTGACCTGAGTGTAGTTAAACAAATCAACCTGTCTGGAAGGATATGCataagagaagaaaacaaacaatggAGCAGACATGAAGAAACAAATGAGGCACATCTATTAGCTTTGTTTGCTCAGAAGCCAGCCTGAGACTGATCTTTTAAAGATTTTCTAAGTTTAGTGCTTTCTAGTATAGAGGACATGGCATTAGGGACCTTGAGGGTGTACTTGTGTCCTCCCAGTGGAATATcagagcaagaggaaaaagccaTTCTTATAGGAAAACTAAGATGGAAGAAAAGGTTGGCTGTAGTGGCAAGTcactttttcctttgtttcctttgtttcctttttttaaattttttaagagGCTTTTACTGTATGTGAACTCTTTTACATTGAAGTGAAGATGGTTAATTTTCTCTTTGATATTTAAGTTTTCTGCTGTGTCTGTACAGGATTGTAATAGCCTAACTAGCAACAGAAAAGTGTCTGGTGGAGAGAAATAAACTTGGAAAGAGCATGACCTTTCCATTGCTCAGGAACTCCACCACCGTGGCTGCATCTGCACACTGTAGTCCAGACTGGAAActtttccccaggctgccagcatGACAACCCATCACCTGCAAGAGGACCATGTCTTTCTCCAGTTGCCTAGTTTGTGCCAAAGTGTATGTgaagcaggaaaaaatgaaTTATATCAGGTCAAACAAGGATTTGTAGTGTTtttacacacacatgcacacaaaaaGGAGAAGAGACTTCCAGCACTTCAGACCCCTCAACTGATAGAATATGCTATTTACAGTTGACCTTTTGTGTTCCTTTGTGCCATCTCTCTGGTTTTTTAAGTGCCAGGAAAACTCAACCAAGAGTTTCTTGTTATTGTTAGTTAACTGAAGTGGATTTCACTCAAGATagatggtttttaaaaaaaattaatttctggtaAGGAATAAACAATACAAGTATACCTGTTAGAGCTTTGGAAATAGGAATTCTGTAGGCACTTTATGCTGTGTTTAAGAAGCTCAGGTATGTTGAGATGATACATCAGATTATAGGCTACTTTGGGATGGAACAGATTTTTCCTTGTTAGGAAGgggaaagaacattttttttgttcttagtGTTGTCCTGATATGGGAGAAGATCTTTCAAGACTTTTTCCTCATTCAGGTTCTTTGCgagagaaggggaaggaaggaatggTTACATCTATTATTCAGTTCTGTCTCTGCTAATTTAATCCAATGCAGAAATAGGGTTCTGATACTGACAGATTAACTCCTGAAAATCTAGGCCTTACAGGAAATGTTTAGTTTTGTTAATCAAACCCTTTCTCCCAAGTAATAATACAGCTAGAATCATTCATCACTTTTTAGCATTACTTCTGCATAACAGGGGTGGGTCTCTTGAATGGGTCACACTGCATAATCTTTTTGTCTGGAGATTTGCCTTTTGGAAGTTGTCCTGAAAATAGTTTTCTGTGTGACTGTATTCTAAATAATTACACATGCAAGATGGATCAAGGACACCCACGTGTGCTAACATAAATGTGTGCAAGCCTTATGAGAAACATAAGGTTAGGAtgatcacagaaacacagaatcatagaatagtttggaagggacctctaaAGGCCATCTAAGCCAAACTGCCTGCAATGAGCAGAGACATCTTCAGCTCAATCAGGTTGATTAAAGCCCCATCCATCCTGAACCTGAATGTTTCTATGGATGGGGAATCTACCACTCACAGAcaagcagcctgttccagtgtttcactACCACATTGTAAAATTTCTCTTCCtcatatctaatctaaacctaccctctgtcagtttaaagccattatcCTCTGTCCTATCACTTcctgcccttgtaaaaagtacCCTCTTCAGTTCCCTTCTAGCtgccctttaggtactggaaggtgctataAGGTCACCCTTCTTATAACAAGCCCAACTCTCAGCCTTCTTCAAAGGAGAGGTGCTTCAGCCTCCTGAACATCTTTAAGGACCTCATTTGTCTGGACAAAGGTTTGTTGCAACAGGTCCATGTCTCTCCTGTGTTGGGGACCCCAgaactggatgcagcactgcaggtggggatCTCACCACAGCAAAGAAGTgagcagaatcccctccctcaatCTGCTGGCCCTGatgcttttgatgcagcccaggacacagtcAGCTTTCTGAACCACAAGCACACATTGCTGGGTCACATCCAGCTTTTCATCCACCCAAAGTCCTCCTCCACAGGTCTGCTCTCCATCCATTCATCCCCCAGCTTGTATGGTACCAGGGATTGCCCCAGGTATAATGTCTTGCACTTGCTGAACCTCAGGAGATTCCCGTAGGCCCAGttctggagcatgtccaggTCCATCTGGATGGCATCCTGTCCTTCAGGCCTCTCAACAGCACCACTtggcttggtgtcatctgcaaatttgctgagagTGCACTCGATCCCTTTTCGATGCCATTGGTGAGGACATTGAAGAGCACTGGTCCCAGTATGGATCCCTAAGGGACATCATTTACCTCTGATCTTCACCTGGAGATTGAGCCATTGACCACTTCCCTTGGGATGCAATGAATTTTAGCTGCAGTCAGGTAGCTGGGCATAATGATGGGTTAAAACAGTATTCCCTCTAAAACATGGTAGCAAAATCTCTGGATGAAGAGAGGAAGTTTGCATGAAACATGACCACCTTGGCAAGAACTGCTTATACCTACCTTTCCTAAAAGAGGTGGCTTTCAGCTGTACTTTTTCATATCACTCTTTTGCTTCATTGAaagctgggaaggaaggaactATCCAAACTGTACTGAAGGGACATTGTAATTTAGGGATCATTCTTTTAAGATGTATGACAACAGATAAACAATACCAGACCATCAAATTGAGCTCATTCTCTGGGATTCACTTTTGCCCATACTATAGTCTCTGTCTTTCCAGCATCTCAGGATGCAAGAGCTGTGCTGTCCTCAGCAGTCTCTTCCCTTCCTCTTATTaccactcaaaaaaaaaattcacctgTGCCCTGGTTGTGCTTGGAAAAGTCTCCCTCATCTCAAATCCTCTCACTGAGGCCTGCCTGGAAATTCTCATCATTTTGTGAAGTGTCCGAGCTGGTGCCATCTCCTAAAGTGTGACATGCGGGGACCTCAGTTGGCCATACCCAGAACCATGAATCTGATAGAAGTGTTTTGAGGCTGAATTGCACAAATTAAGGGTGAGGTGAGTTTTGCTGTGCTGCATCCTGTGGTAACTTGTGGAGAAGAAAGTGTGCCAGGAAGCATAGAAAAGCAGCCAAAAGAGAGATAGCAAATGTTGCTTGAGACGAACTGATAACTATTTTTACCACATCCTACTGTGAGAAATGAGCACTGAAGCTGATTATtgagaaaaaaggcaaaataatgcTGACGGGACAGAGTGAGGAGGATGCTTCTGTACCCTAGCTGATGTCTCCGATGTCCCTCTCCTCCGTCCTGCCCGACTGATGTGCTTTTGCCGCCCAGATGGATAAAATATCGGCATTTAAAGCCATCATCGCTTTCAGTGCCAGGGTGTGAGCGCTCTGCAGCGGCGCGGGGCAGGCTCCGTGTGTGTCCCGATGGGGCACAGTCCCTGCCAGCGGCCTGGCAGCGCCGTCAGCTCGGAGCCCGCTCCCGAGGGGCAGCCCGGTGCCGCGTGTGGGGAGCACGGCGTCGCCCGCGATTATCTGCCGGTTTAGCGGGAGGATCGCGGTCATCCGAGCCTGGATCGCGGTCATCCCGCGCCAGCCGGCAGCCGCAGGCTCTGCGCTCCCTCGGGCAGCTGCAGCCGCGGGGCcccgggcgggagcggggccggctgCGCGTCCCCGCCTGACCCCGGCTGCCGCCGCCCGGGGGGCGCTGCTCGGGGCgggccggcggcgggggcggcacCGACAGCGACAGCGGCACCGACAGCGGCACCGACAGCGACAGCGGCCCGCCTGCgccggcggggagcggcggtGGCCCGTGGCCGCCCCGGGGTGCGCGCAGCCCCGTGAGGGGAGCCCGTCATCCGCGGCCGCGGCGGGAGGAGCGCGGCTGACGCGGCACGGCGGAGGAAGCGGCAGCTCCAGCGGGCGGACGGGCGGACAGACGGACAtccccggcccgccccggccgGCGGAGGGACGGAGGGCCGGAGGGAGGCAGGTACGCGGTGCAGTCGTGCCCTCTCCCACGGCCGGGGTAGAGGGAGCCCGTCCGGAGCCGCGGAGGTTCCGCGGCCGCGGGGACACGGGACTCGCCCGGGGACAGGGACTCGCCCGGGGACGTTTCGCTTCCCTTTTGTTGCAGCCCGAGCCGCCGCACGCCGCCGGCGGTCCCGGGCAGCGGGCTCGGCGCGGCCCTCGCCGGGCTCGGCGGAGCGGCCGGCGCTGGAAGTGCTCCCGCAGGAAAGCGCCGCTCCGCCCGGCGTGCGGCTCCAGCGGCTGCGGTCCGCTCACGGGCAGGGGGCAAAGTGCTCGCAGGCGGATCAACAAACAAACATGGAGAAACTTCTGCTGCCCCCGCAGCTGTAATTTTAGATATTGTGTATGCAAAGAAGTTTTAAAGTAATTTAGTATTTCACattctcctatttttttttttttttaaatttccaccCTTCTCCAGCAGTGTTACTGGCTCCTGCTGGTACTCTTGCCCTAATGTTTTCACTGCGTACATATGTAGTTTTACAAACTGTGCTTTATTTTGCATGGCTGGCTCGGTGTGGGAGGGTTTACTTTCTGGGCTGCAACTACGGACACCACCAAACTCCATTTCAGTTCCACTGCTTAGCTCCATAAAGCTATGCTGGAACCAGGCATTTAAGAGGTGAAGAATGGCTGGGCGTTTACATTTCGAGCAGGTGAAAGAGCTCTTTTCCAGAGTCCTTTACCTCTGGCCCATCAGGATGAGGAGACCCTGGTTAGCTCTGCTTTGTGCCTTGCAGAGGCAAAGCAGTGAACGCGGTTTGGGTCTGCAGTCCCTCTGTCTGGTGGTCTCTGTGCCAGAGAAACAAGGGCTGGAATTGTCTCTGTACTCGTTTAAACACCTTCAGCATGAGAGAAGGTTGGAGGCAGGGAGAGAATTAAACTAATGCTTCCTCCTCCTATGCAGAAGAAGTTGCAAAGTATTAGTGCTCCCTGCACAGATGTTTTATGGGAAGGAAAAATTCTGACGCAGGCTTGAGGGATTTGAATTAAGGAGAGGGGGGTCGAGCTTGAAGGAGTAATATTCACTTGCATGACTTTTTACTTGCAGGATGTGCTTTTGTGAGCATTGGTCAGAGCTCCTTGGCTTCCCCTTGCTGAGACTTACACGCTCCTgcaaagcttttcttttaaaatctgaattctCTCAGGCTCTTTCCCTTAATTTTTGAGATTGTATGAAGGGCAGAAATATGCACTAGTTGGCAGCAAAAATCAGTTAGTGATCGCTGTATTTCTCTCCAGTAAGTGCTACAGCCTCTTTATTATGTGGTCTAAGCATTGAAATAGCATTGACATTTATACTGGACACTCAAAATTGATGTTGACAGCCcttgcatttaatttctttcatgcAAATCTAATAAATTCAGTATCTATTGTAATCTTCAAAGGGGATTAAACATTTCCTGAGGGAAAGTTATGTGGACTGCTGAATAcatgggctgcatccagagtgCTGCAGGACGTGTAATTCATTGGTTATGTTGTTCTGAGGGGATCTTCATCCTGATAATCAACAACCCATAGGAGTTCTTGCTTTTTATGATCAGTGTGTGCATTCTCATTCTCCAGGGACACAGGTATCTTTCTAAGGAGCCTGACAAAGCTGGATGTTCAAGTCTTATTGAACAGAAGTCTTCAAAAGACTTATGGGGGTACAATAATTGGGTGGCTCCTAGTCCACTCTGCttataaaataatgtatttcagAGAGCTAATAGTTCAAGTTTTAAGATGTGAACACTTTAAAATCACTACTCTGTTCAGTTTTTGACTTGTTTAAAGTCAATCCACAAGTAGGTGGATAATTTGACTGTAATGGCATGTGTTTAAAATAGTGATTGGTGGTTTTTAATATGCAGAATTGCTTCAGCCTAGCTAGCTGGAGTAGCTGCAAGCCTCCAAAGCTGACTTGACCcagcaacaaaatatttcagtaggGTATGCTGAGGGCCAAAAATAAAGTATATTAAATAAAATGATCCAGGTATTAGCAAATAAAACTAGATGCAAAGCATctcttgtttctcttgggaTCTAGGGTTTATGATGGAAATCATCTGACAATCTAAAATGCCATGCATGCTAATTGCAGGTTCATGTTAATCATCACTGTATAAGAGGGTATGTCAAATCCTATTTTCCTTCCTATCCATACAGGATAAGCTGCTAATAAGCTGTGATCCTTcagccacatccacacatcAGTTGTCTCCTGGGTTGTCCTCCCTACATCCCAGATCATTCTCCAGATGGTTTCAGTTTTATAATTTGCATGCAAGTAACTAGGGCTCTTTTGTCCCATGGCTACAAGCCATTTTATACACAAATACCCTGCATTTCTGCATGGAAATAGAGCTCAGATTACACATATTTGCAGTTCCaaattatgtttttgttttggctgTCTAAGTTGTCATTAAGAAGAATGTTATTTTGAAGGAATGTGTGCTTCCCAAAAGGAAAGTCactgttggttggttttgtgaCTTCATTTTTGGGCATCCCTAAGTCATTGAAGAGTTATGctgctatgatttttttttttttctgtaggccAAGGAACTAGAAACTACTGTAAATAATGTATGTACTTATGTAGACTGAGCCGTAGTAAAGCAATatgttgtttttatttgaaGTTAGCTCTTTGAGTGTTTGTATTGAAGGATTCATTTTGTTCTAGTTTAGGCATTATCCATATGCTAAAATGTCCTACAAAGAAAAGACACTTTCCAAAGTAGAACTGAACAGCTTCCGCTGCTTTAAGAACATTATAAAATATGTTAATCTGGTTCCTGCTTGCTTTCCTAATTCTCAAACAGAATTTATTCCCCCAAGGTCTTCCAAACCACCTAACACTGTGTCTGCCTGACTCTGAAAGTGTCTTAAACATATTGGATCTCCCTTTGAGCAGAAAGTTCTTAAGCGCCTTATCTAGAGCTGCTGTAGCTGAGCACCAAAGCCCTTAGGAGATGAAGAAAGTGGGACACCTGGCAAGCACATCGTAAACACACGTGCTGATGGATCGCCCGTGTCTCGGATTGCAGCTGTGTGTTTCCTTCTGGGAGCGCTGCCCAAAGAGGAGCCAGTGCTCGCCCttccctgagagctgctgctggtggggttTGTCTGACCAGCAGAAACCTGGGCTCCTGGTCCTGTGCCTGAGGGGTTCAATCCCACATCTTGTGTCACCTCTGCAGTGTTGGATAGGCTGAAGGAGGCGAGCAGAAGGGCTCGCTTGGCTCCTTGTGTTCAGCCTGGGCCATCTGGTGGAAGATGCAGCAGGTTGCCCAAGGCTGGCGTGAAGGAGCCAGAACCTTGATGCTGTCACAGCAGAGTGTGTCCTGCTGGGAGGAGGGCTGGGATCTGGTGGTTGCTTGCTGGTGATGATTATCAGAAGTGAGCATTTCCATGACATCCTCTATGTTTGAAGAGAGGATCACCACTTGACTAATTTCTCTAGGAGAGAACTGGGCCCAGGAGAACAGGCTCAGAGATCTGGGTGGTTGTAGTCCCAGTTTA is a window from the Passer domesticus isolate bPasDom1 chromosome 1, bPasDom1.hap1, whole genome shotgun sequence genome containing:
- the LOC135280293 gene encoding uncharacterized protein LOC135280293, with protein sequence MSVCPPVRPLELPLPPPCRVSRAPPAAAADDGLPSRGCAHPGAATGHRRSPPAQAGRCRCRCRCRCRCRCRCRPRRRPAPSSAPRAAAAGVRRGRAAGPAPARGPAAAAARGSAEPAAAGWRGMTAIQARMTAILPLNRQIIAGDAVLPTRGTGLPLGSGLRADGAARPLAGTVPHRDTHGACPAPLQSAHTLALKAMMALNADILSIWAAKAHQSGRTEERDIGDIS